From Cydia fagiglandana chromosome 6, ilCydFagi1.1, whole genome shotgun sequence, the proteins below share one genomic window:
- the LOC134665362 gene encoding probable RNA-binding protein 18: MDEASVPLHLEPMQPKDLCEKRLWIGNLDTRVNEYQLLKMVRVYGSIEKFDMLFHRSGPAAGQSRGFAFVTYQRRQDAVLAMNSLNGQLLGCKKICVKFAKNSAEEQERPKPELGIPALSGAKPELKLSKKTAIQSIEAKLKMMENMKAGDDFVVNKLAANEAPIIKQYQTKQHQPQKPSTSFRRRHPYHRKR, from the exons ATGGACGAAGCAAGC GTGCCTTTACATTTGGAGCCGATGCAGCCCAAAGACCTCTGCGAGAAGAGGCTGTGGATCGGAAACTTGGATACTAGGGTTAATGA GTATCAACTACTGAAAATGGTCCGCGTGTACGGCTCTATTGAGAAGTTCGACATGCTGTTCCACCGCAGCGGGCCCGCGGCGGGGCAGTCGCGCGGGTTCGCGTTCGTCACGTATCAGAGGAGGCAGGATGCCGTGCTGGCCATGAACTCGCTTAACGGACAGCTGTTGGGCTGTAAGAAGATCTGTGTCAAGTTCGCTAAGAATTCGGCG GAGGAACAAGAACGGCCTAAACCCGAACTAGGCATACCAGCCCTCTCCGGAGCCAAGCCAGAACTAAAGCTAAGCAAGAAGACCGCCATACAATCCATCGAGGCCAAACTCAAGATGATGGAAAACATGAAGGCCGGCGATGACTTCGTTGTCAACAAGCTAGCGGCCAACGAAGCGCCAATCATTAAGCAGTATCAGACGAAACAGCATCAGCCGCAGAAGCCTAGTACGTCCTTTAGACGGAGGCATCCTTATCATAGGAAAAGATAA
- the LOC134665455 gene encoding RNA polymerase I-specific transcription initiation factor RRN3 produces MAVAAQKSIASLMRKTLDRQEATARINFRFKERQVEKIILRVVKDRNSVPYNELIKVLREYPLNDDNYKILIEDCLTCVMLLGREFKQFLALVCKVDWSGRSEECVELFGRFILNLVTAHTYHCPMVLANLITQFKANGDNWDEHPPAETVKLWSNIHSLIAQIVATMPMTSDLLMQIVIEQFPYYKAGCFPNRAYIHNLIWMTKYLPSLREHIMTAIVIRMVEMDSNIVDRAKNKQPELMFEMETDEKDELAPTLDYCMLEMLRWLEDERDPVLFTICNVFERIVLPTHGIKHVQFLLLYATSISQACADRVLERLWAAAAGAGAGLQGGAPATRRTAAAHLAGLLARAVRVPNTRLIHYLRNMSEWCHSYITATQETTSNDNTKVHGAFHAICHSIFYLVAFKHHHLFASKENVNFVESLNLPRLVTCNLNPLRTCPPQVTRGFASVTRSHQVVYCQAIIEKNSRVTLQASNVQEYDDWFPYDPYMLPVSGKMIWPLCVEYKDWGRDNEDETQYSGMKRKLEEDDDFLMTASPSQKLASSLSNCVSPGFRTSESVM; encoded by the exons ATGGCTGTCGCAGCTCAGAAGAGCATTGCGTCGCTGATGCGCAAGACGCTGGACCGGCAAGAGGCCACGGCACGCATCAACTTTAGATTCAAGGAGCGACAAGTCGAGAAGATTATCCTACGTGTAGTTAAAGATAGAAACTCTGTCCCTTACAACGAGTTAATCAAAGTGCTTAGAGAATATCCTCTAAATGACGATAACTATAAGATCTTAATAGAGGATTGCTTGACGTGCGTGATGTTATTAGGACGCGAGTTTAAGCAGTTTTTGGCGCTTGTGTGTAAGGTGGACTGGTCGGGGCGTAGCGAGGAGTGTGTAGAGCtgtttggccgtttcatacttAATCTGGTAACGGCACACACATACCACTGCCCTATGGTGCTAGCTAATTTAATAACACAATTTAAAG CTAATGGTGACAATTGGGACGAGCATCCGCCAGCTGAGACTGTAAAATTATGGTCCAACATACACTCCCTTATTGCACAAATAGTTGCAACAATGCCTAT gaCCAGTGATCTACTAATGCAGATAGTGATAGAACAGTTTCCATATTACAAAGCTGGGTGTTTCCCCAATAGGGCATATATACACAATCTGATCTGGATGACCAAGTACCTTCCATCTCTTAGGGAACATATCATGACAGCTATAGTTATTAG AATGGTAGAAATGGACTCGAACATAGTAGACCGAGCAAAGAACAAACAGCCGGAGTTGATGTTCGAAATGGAGACGGACGAGAAAGACGAGCTAGCCCCAACATTGGATTACTGTATGCTCGAGATGCTGCGGTGGCTGGAGGATGAGCGGGATCCGGTACTGTTCACTATTTGCAACGTGTTTGAGAGGATTGTACTGCCTACACATGGAATCAA GCACGTCCAATTCCTCCTACTGTACGCGACGTCGATCAGCCAGGCGTGCGCGGACCGCGTGCTGGAGCGGCtgtgggcggcggcggcgggcgcgggcgcggggctgCAGGGGGGCGCGCCGGCCACGCGCCGCACGGCCGCCGCGCACCTCGCCGGCCTGCTGGCGCGCGCCGTGCGAGTGCCCAACACCAG ACTGATCCACTACTTGAGAAATATGTCGGAATGGTGCCACTCTTATATAACGGCGACGCAAGAAACTACCTCCAACGACAATACGAAAGTTCACGGCGCCTTCCACGCGATCTGCCACTCGATATTCTACCTTGTGGCCTTTAAACACCACCATCTGTTCGCTAGCAAAGAGA ATGTAAACTTCGTTGAATCCCTAAACCTGCCTCGGCTGGTAACCTGCAACCTGAACCCCCTCCGCACGTGTCCCCCACAAGTGACCCGCGGCTTCGCGTCGGTCACCAGGTCTCACCAGGTCGTCTACTGCCAAGCTATTATTGAGAAGAACAGTCGAGTGACGCTCCAAGCGTCCAATGTCCAGGAGTATGATGATTGGTTCCCGTACGACCCTTATATGCTGCCTGT GTCCGGTAAAATGATCTGGCCCCTCTGCGTCGAATACAAAGATTGGGGCAGAGACAACGAAGACGAAACTCAATATTCCGGCATGAAACGGAAGCTAGAAGAGGATGATGACTTCCTTATGACTGCCAGTCCTTCGCAGAAACTAGCTAGCTCGCTTTCCAACTGCGTTTCACCTGGATTTAGGACGAGTGAGAGTGTCAtgtaa
- the LOC134665363 gene encoding uncharacterized protein LOC134665363: protein MTVPPTMKKINKKIPGILPPPPKTEIDGKITDLCSKTVAELRELRDRQLKLLNNKSFINKLADRGAKIQALHDRIIKELKAKEDEEQACRLLDNLTLNSVNKQTVQDLEWHGKSNKSDTYLDSDDDSDPEDVLQILSQSTAHEKTVKVLPPEKPLVTPEDLAKIEELPHIKYLVEMTESHPKPKATGNFKPYKTTKSDVHNPEKEVLRKKHKHWEVTAATPPPSIHGPAKVLSLEESLKLQKDYNSHLKEVEAQHAAEKLMERTGIKMPALPRDVTSFGQYRNTGDSDDSDMEGSDKEVIDEEPDRGGVVFTVAKD, encoded by the coding sequence ATGACAGTACCTCCGACCATGAAGAAGATAAACAAGAAAATACCTGGAATTTTACCACCACCACCTAAGACAGAAATTGACGGTAAAATAACTGATTTATGCTCCAAAACCGTTGCAGAACTCCGAGAATTGCGTGACAGGCAGTTGAAGCTGTTGAATAACAAGTCTTTTATCAATAAACTGGCtgacagaggagccaaaattcAAGCCTTACATGATAGAATTATTAAAGAGTTAAAAGCAAAGGAAGATGAAGAACAGGCTTGTCGGCTTCTAGATAACCTAACCCTCAATTCCGTGAACAAACAAACAGTGCAGGATCTCGAATGGCATGGAAAATCGAATAAGTCTGACACATACTTAGATTCAGATGATGACAGTGATCCTGAAGATGTTCTACAAATCCTAAGTCAAAGTACAGCTCACGAGAAAACAGTCAAAGTATTACCACCAGAAAAACCTCTAGTGACACCAGAAGATCTAGCCAAAATAGAGGAACTCCCACATATAAAGTATTTAGTCGAGATGACTGAAAGCCATCCGAAGCCAAAAGCTACAGGAAACTTCAAACCATACAAAACGACAAAGTCTGATGTCCATAATCCTGAAAAGGAAGTGCTTAGGAAAAAGCATAAACACTGGGAAGTTACAGCGGCAACCCCACCGCCGAGTATCCATGGGCCGGCTAAAGTATTAAGTTTAGAGGAATCTTTGAAATTACAGAAAGACTATAATTCACATTTGAAAGAGGTGGAAGCACAGCATGCTGCTGAGAAACTTATGGAAAGGACTGGAATTAAAATGCCAGCTTTGCCGAGAGATGTGACGTCATTTGGGCAGTACAGAAATACTGGGGATTCCGATGACTCCGACATGGAGGGGAGTGACAAAGAAGTGATTGATGAGGAGCCTGATAGAGGGGGAGTTGTATTTACAGTTGCTAAAGATTAG